The DNA region ATTCTTTTGTTGATGGCATACAGCTCACTCACTTTCTTTTGTTTAATGAAGATACGTTCATATCATATTAATTATTATATCATATTTTGGAGCGTATGTAAAGATACGCAGAAGCAAATATTTGGATATATCGGGTTTTGTATTGGTGCTGATTCGGTGGTTTAAATTTGGGTGTTATTTGATTTTACGTTATTATGATAATTGTTCTATTTGAAATATACAGTTTAATATATTCTCAAATGTAATATTTAATTAATAATATAGGATTAAAAAGTCTACATTATTAGTGTATAATTAAATTGGAAATTTGTATACAAATATAGCATGAAGCACTTTAAGGAGCTGATACTATGTTGAATAAACTGAAAGTAATAAATGGTAAACTGACAGACGGTGAAAAGCCTGTCAGACTTTTCGGATTGTCTACCCACGGTATCGCATGGTACCCCGAATATGTATGTGAAGAATCCTTCGCGGCGCTGAAAAATGAATGGCGCACAAACTGTGTGAGGATAACTATGTATACCGATGAATTCCGCGGATACTGCAAAGACGGCAATAAGCAGCACCTCAAGGAACTTGTGGAAAAAGGTGTCAACATTGCTGAAAAGCTTGATATGTACGTAATTGTTGACTGGCACGTTCTTAGTGATCAGGATCCTATGAAGTATATAGATCAGGCTGAGGAGTTTTTTGGGGATATGTCAAAGCGTTTTGCCGGGAAGAGCAATGTCATATACGAGATCTGCAACGAACCGAACAACAGCGGTACGTGGGAAAGAGTGACTGAGTATGCCGATAGGATAATACCTCTGATAAGACAGAATTCTCCTGATGCGCTGATAATTACAGGCACCCCTAACTGGTCGCAGGATATACACTGTGCGCTTGATAAGCCTTTCAAATGGGATAATGTCATGTATTCCCTTCATTTCTATGCGGCAACACATAAGGGAACTCTTCGCAGCCGGCTTGAGCGCTGTGTTGAAGCAGGACTACCTGTTTTCATAAATGAGTTCAACCTGTGTGAAGCTAGCGGAAAGGGTGAGATAGATCACGATGAGTCAGAAGCGTGGCGCGAAGTGATCGACAGACTTGGGCTCAGCTGCATATGCTGGTGTTTATCAAACAGCGGTGATACTTGTGGAGTTTTTGCGAAGAATTGCACCAAGCTTTCGGATTGGACAGATGAGGATCTAAAAAATTCGGGTCAGATCATAAAGAGCTGGTTCAGTAAGTTTGCAGATGAGGAGAATAACAGATGAACAATGTTTTCGGGCTTATAAGCGAGCGCAAAAGTGTCAGGACATTCGACAGTGATGAGATCACACCACTGATACGCGATAATATACTCAGGTACGCCAGAGGGATAAAAACTCCCTATGGACAGGAAGTTGATGTGCGCATACTGGACAAAGGTATGCATGGACTTTCAAGTCCTGTGATCGTGGGAACGGATACTTACATTGCAGGAAAGATGGAACGTGCAGAGCACGCCGAAGAAGCATTCGGCTACTTTTTTGAAGAGCTTGTGCTGTATATACAGTCTCTTGGACTTGGTACCACCTGGATCGGTGGCACTATGGACAGAAAGGCTTTTGAGGATGCGATGGAGCTTGATTCAAACGAAGTCATGCCTTGTGTCAGCCCTATTGGAAAACCTGCGGATAAGCGTTCTATCAGGGAGACTATGATGCGTAAGGGTCTCAGGGCTGACAGCCGTAAAAAGTTTGAAGAGCTGTTCTTTGATGGTAGTATCGATGTGCCCCTGAGTGAAGCAAGATATCCGGAACTTTCTGAAATCCTTGAAGCAGTCAGACTTGCACCATCAGCAGTAAATAAACAGCCATGGCGTGTGATAGTCACACCAACAGGCGCACATTTCTACATTAAACACGATATGGGCTATATCGACAGCACAGGTTGGGATATGCAGAAGATAGACATGGGTATTGCACTATGTCATTTCGGACTTTGTGCCGAAGCTAATGGTATCGAAACACGATTCAGTATCGAGGACCCCGGGCTTGATGCCGGCAAACTTGAATATATTGCAAGCTTTCTGATTGAAAAATGGAGTGAAGAATGAAGACCATCGAAGAAATAAGAGAATTTTTCAGCCACGACCTCTATGCTTATGATACAGGCGCATATATCGAGGAAGTCGGTGACAGATATGCAAAGATAAGCCTTACCCTGACAGAGCGTCACAGAAATGCTGTCGGCGGTGTAATGGGTGGAGTTTATTTCACTATTGCTGATTTTGCATTTGCTGTCGCATCGAACTGGCAGTCACCAGGTACGGTATCGCTAGATTCTGATATATCTTTTATAGGTGTACCATCTACCGATAAGATATATGCCGAGACCGAACTTGTTAAGGATGGCAGGTCTGTCTGCACTTACATAGTGAGAGTCAACGACGGTACTGGGAAACCGCTTGCTGTGGTAAAAACAGTTGGATTTCATAAAACATGAAAAATATTAAAATCCCGGAAAACATAAAGCTTTTCGGGATTTTTTGTATCAGTATCTTCTAAGATAGCGCGAGTAATTTTTGCGCTTTTTCTCTTTGTACATTACTTCATCGGCCTTAGTTATCAGCTTGAAAAGTGTCATATCGTCAGCAACTCTGGTAACAAGAGTACCTATACTGCACTCGACTTGATAGGGTTTTCCGGTTATCTTGTTGGTATGTTCTACTCGGCTCTTGATCGCAGTCTCTACCTTTTCGATGTCCTCTTCTTCCGCATTCAAACCTATAACGATAAACTCGTCACCGCCGAATCTTGCACATATCATGCCTTCTTCGCAACTTTCGCTGATTATTGTGGCAAGAGTTTTAAGAGCAAAATCACCCTCGCTGTGTCCGAAGTTATCGTTTATGTATTTCAGTCCGTCCATATCAACAAAACTTATAAGCAGTTTCTGTCCCAACATCCTGCATTCGTTGAATACCGAATCGGCAGCTCGGATAAAACCATTTCTGTTGTAAATATTGCAGAGCGGATCGATGACATAGAGCTTATCCAGCTCATCGATAACGTTATTGAGATTGATAAGCTTTCGGATATCCTCAAGGCTTTGGCTGATACTCATTATCAGTGAATGACATACCATGCTTCTTGTGGGAAACTCGCTGTTAGTGATTATAGCATAACCGAGACATCTCTCTCTGAAATGCAGCGGAAGATAATAGCTGATATTTCCGCCTGTGGCAAAGTTTCTTGGAGCAATGTTGGAACTTCTGAAGCACTTAACTTCGGATATCTCACCCTTGTTCCATATCAGCGGCGCAGACATCTTAGGTGTGTATCCGTGTATGAGGGAATCCTCTATCTTCACGGAATAATTGCTTATCCAGTCATCACAAAGACAGATGCAAAAACGGTCACAGTCGAGTTCTGAAACTCTGTTTCCGATGACTCTCATGCATTCCTCGGGTGTTTCGGTCTCGGCAGTTTCGGATATGATGCTGTTGAGCAGACGAACTTTTGACCTGTTGTAATCGAGTATATTATAGGTGTACCTGCGGTAAGCGTTGATATCCGTTAGTTCGGTAGATACACAGCCGCAGCTTTCCGATAGTACGAGCTTAGCATCAAGATTCCTGATTTTCTCCCATGATTTACCTTCTATTGCATTGTAAAGTATCTCACAGGCTGAATATCCGGCTTCAGCAAGAGGTCTTTCAACGGTCGTCAGTGCTGGATAGTGATGACGGGCATTGTAGATATTATCAAAACCTGTCACAATAATGTCATCCGGTATAGTATATCCCCTGTCCTCAAATACCTTTATTGCTGAAAGTGCAGCGGCGTCATTCGCACATATCAGTGCATCAGGCAGTTTTCTGCCGCTCTTTAAAAGCTTTTCAGCCATGACTTTACCATCACTTGGACGGAACTCACCGAACATTATCCTGTCAGGGTCAACGCTCTTCCCTGCTGCAGTCATTACCTCACAGAAGGCTTCATATCTTTCCACGGCTTCGGGATTATTCTGAGATCCTGAAAGATATGAAATATCATTTGCACCGTGAACCTCAATGATATGGCTGACAAGCTCAGACATGGCTTTTTTGTTGTTGATAGTCACATTCATGAACTGCGGATATTCATTGCAGTCAAAAACAACAACAGGAAGCATTGAAGCTTTAATTGCCGAAACGAGTTTCTGTTTGACCTCGACATCGGGGATAGTATTTATCATAAGTATAACGCCATCGAACATTTTGTAGTTTATCAGGCTGTAAATATTGTTCTCTCCCACATCGAATCCGCGGTCTGAAACAACTCCGCAGAAACAGGAAAAACAAGAGATGTTGAGATCTTTCTCTTTAGCATATTCGATAACTCCGTCGATAACGCCGCGCTGATATTCTTCGTCAATGCCGGCAGCGATCAGAGCGATCTCAGTGGGTCTGTTCATAAAAACGACCTCCCTTTTTTATATAATAGTATTATCTTTTATAGTATACAATATTTTTTGTAAAAAATCAATAGTTTTTGAAAAAAACTTCCAAACATCACCATAAAACGCGGTGATATTTGGAAGTTTTGATGGTATACAGATCTCAGAGTTCTTTTTTGATAAATGAAATCATATCGTTAAGCTTGCCGTTTTTTGCCTGCTCAAGCTGTTTTTCCATATAGCTTCTAAGTATGTCGATAAAATCATGTTCGGTATGCAAAGCGAAGATAAAACGGTATCTTCTGCGCTGCCGCCTGGCTTCGGCTCGGATATGTTTTTTCAGCTCATCATAGCGTATGACCATTTTGTTTTCGGTGGCAAAGGCTTTGATCTTTGCGGTAAGGCTGAAGGACATTACCAAGTCGATAGTAAGTATACCGTAGAAAAAACCTATCACAAAAGAGAACAGCAAATTATGCGAGAACCATTCAAGACCAGATAAAATTCTCGGGTGAATGAAAAAATAATAACCTGCTCCGAGCATAGCCCAGTAGAATGAAAATCTCAGACAGATTATACCCTTGTAGTTAAATCTCAACTCAGAATAATCCCACAGTTTAATGTGGCGTCTTATAATGAAAAGTTCACCTGCGATAAGTTCAATGACTGTCATGGCTACAGCCATTACGGCAAAAAGCACACCTTTTCTTATCGAGTCATTATCTATCGGTATGAACTTTTCCAGCATCGCCATCAGGTAAAGTGCTGTCAGTCCGAAACCGTAAAGCGGAAGACATGGACCATTGAGAAATCCCGGGTTTATCCAGACTCGTTCCTTGTTCGTCGGTTTGAAGCGGCGGTAAAAGACTTCCAGCGTCCACCCGAGCATACTGCCCGATGCAAACAGAAGTGCAAGTATCATAAATCCGTATACGATAGTCATAAGTACACCTCGCAAAAATGACCGTAATTCATTTTAATTATATTATAGCTGAAATCTATGATTTTGTCAACTGCAATATGCCGTCCTGCCGCAGTGCGGAAGAACGGCATATGCTTATGTATATTCCTATCAGCGGATATTTATTTCTGAGCGATCTCATATTTGTGTTTAGTTGCAAGACCGCCGCGTATATGACGCTGCTCTTTGTTTTCCTCAAGTATTTTACGGACCTCACTGAAAAGAGAGGAGGACAGCTTCGGAAGTTGTTCGGTAAGGTCTTTGTGTACTGTGGATTTTGATACTCCGAATTCTGCTGCGGTGGCTCGTACAGTAGCTTTTCGGCTGACCATGAATTCGCCGAACTGCACAGCCCTTTCCTTATCGGTTCTAAACATTGTTCACACCCCTTTTGCTACATAATATGTCGCAGTGAGGTGTGATAGAACATTATATTATTTTTGTTGACTGCTTATGATCGGTAGTGAGTTCACAAAATATGAACCGCCTTATAAAGTTATCGGAAACCATCCCGAAAAATGACAGTATGAACCATACGGCAGAGTAACGCAGACATATCTGACCATCGAAATTAAATGGTATGTTATGATAATTCCATATTTTCATGCCCATTTGTCGGTTCAGTATCTCTCCTGCAAGAAGCTCACCCGAAGTGATAAAAAGCATTGATCTGAATAGTACCCCGATACAGGTCATGCGACCCGCACGTCGTTCTCCGTTCAGTTCGTGTATCACTATCATCGCAATTGCACCGAGCAAGCCCATAGATATATGTGAGTATCCCCTTTTTAGCATCTCGATACAGCCGTAGCATATCCCACCGAATATACCGATCGTAAAAAGCTTCAACAGTTTTTTCATCTTGTCACCCCGAAAATATCTTCTCGTCAGAAGTATTGGCAGAAATATGAACATAATACAAAAAAGGCGGGATATTCTCCCGCCGTTGATATCAGATTAT from Ruminococcus albus AD2013 includes:
- a CDS encoding glycoside hydrolase family 5 protein, with the translated sequence MLNKLKVINGKLTDGEKPVRLFGLSTHGIAWYPEYVCEESFAALKNEWRTNCVRITMYTDEFRGYCKDGNKQHLKELVEKGVNIAEKLDMYVIVDWHVLSDQDPMKYIDQAEEFFGDMSKRFAGKSNVIYEICNEPNNSGTWERVTEYADRIIPLIRQNSPDALIITGTPNWSQDIHCALDKPFKWDNVMYSLHFYAATHKGTLRSRLERCVEAGLPVFINEFNLCEASGKGEIDHDESEAWREVIDRLGLSCICWCLSNSGDTCGVFAKNCTKLSDWTDEDLKNSGQIIKSWFSKFADEENNR
- a CDS encoding PaaI family thioesterase, with protein sequence MKTIEEIREFFSHDLYAYDTGAYIEEVGDRYAKISLTLTERHRNAVGGVMGGVYFTIADFAFAVASNWQSPGTVSLDSDISFIGVPSTDKIYAETELVKDGRSVCTYIVRVNDGTGKPLAVVKTVGFHKT
- a CDS encoding sporulation transcriptional regulator SpoIIID, whose product is MFRTDKERAVQFGEFMVSRKATVRATAAEFGVSKSTVHKDLTEQLPKLSSSLFSEVRKILEENKEQRHIRGGLATKHKYEIAQK
- a CDS encoding nitroreductase family protein, with the translated sequence MNNVFGLISERKSVRTFDSDEITPLIRDNILRYARGIKTPYGQEVDVRILDKGMHGLSSPVIVGTDTYIAGKMERAEHAEEAFGYFFEELVLYIQSLGLGTTWIGGTMDRKAFEDAMELDSNEVMPCVSPIGKPADKRSIRETMMRKGLRADSRKKFEELFFDGSIDVPLSEARYPELSEILEAVRLAPSAVNKQPWRVIVTPTGAHFYIKHDMGYIDSTGWDMQKIDMGIALCHFGLCAEANGIETRFSIEDPGLDAGKLEYIASFLIEKWSEE
- a CDS encoding putative ABC transporter permease, whose amino-acid sequence is MKLFTIGIFGGICYGCIEMLKRGYSHISMGLLGAIAMIVIHELNGERRAGRMTCIGVLFRSMLFITSGELLAGEILNRQMGMKIWNYHNIPFNFDGQICLRYSAVWFILSFFGMVSDNFIRRFIFCELTTDHKQSTKII
- a CDS encoding putative ABC transporter permease, translated to MTIVYGFMILALLFASGSMLGWTLEVFYRRFKPTNKERVWINPGFLNGPCLPLYGFGLTALYLMAMLEKFIPIDNDSIRKGVLFAVMAVAMTVIELIAGELFIIRRHIKLWDYSELRFNYKGIICLRFSFYWAMLGAGYYFFIHPRILSGLEWFSHNLLFSFVIGFFYGILTIDLVMSFSLTAKIKAFATENKMVIRYDELKKHIRAEARRQRRRYRFIFALHTEHDFIDILRSYMEKQLEQAKNGKLNDMISFIKKEL
- a CDS encoding GGDEF domain-containing protein, with translation MNRPTEIALIAAGIDEEYQRGVIDGVIEYAKEKDLNISCFSCFCGVVSDRGFDVGENNIYSLINYKMFDGVILMINTIPDVEVKQKLVSAIKASMLPVVVFDCNEYPQFMNVTINNKKAMSELVSHIIEVHGANDISYLSGSQNNPEAVERYEAFCEVMTAAGKSVDPDRIMFGEFRPSDGKVMAEKLLKSGRKLPDALICANDAAALSAIKVFEDRGYTIPDDIIVTGFDNIYNARHHYPALTTVERPLAEAGYSACEILYNAIEGKSWEKIRNLDAKLVLSESCGCVSTELTDINAYRRYTYNILDYNRSKVRLLNSIISETAETETPEECMRVIGNRVSELDCDRFCICLCDDWISNYSVKIEDSLIHGYTPKMSAPLIWNKGEISEVKCFRSSNIAPRNFATGGNISYYLPLHFRERCLGYAIITNSEFPTRSMVCHSLIMSISQSLEDIRKLINLNNVIDELDKLYVIDPLCNIYNRNGFIRAADSVFNECRMLGQKLLISFVDMDGLKYINDNFGHSEGDFALKTLATIISESCEEGMICARFGGDEFIVIGLNAEEEDIEKVETAIKSRVEHTNKITGKPYQVECSIGTLVTRVADDMTLFKLITKADEVMYKEKKRKNYSRYLRRY